The following proteins are encoded in a genomic region of Candida albicans SC5314 chromosome 4, complete sequence:
- the HIT1 gene encoding Hit1p (Ortholog of S. cerevisiae Hit1; protein of unknown function required for high temperature growth; flow model biofilm induced; Spider biofilm induced) — protein sequence MAVLCGICQVEQSKYKCPKCSIAYCSLTCYKSEIHTHDYLPTVTDTTSQPPQQQQQTTTTTTTTPGDDRFSKLLQDDQIKYLLNQPSLQFHLLSIIKILIDPTFTPKNSNIEQKLDIANLKLNDLRIGGIEQNELVEEFVQRCLELMN from the coding sequence ATGGCGGTGTTATGTGGAATATGCCAAGTAgaacaatcaaaatataaatgtCCTAAATGTTCAATTGCTTATTGTTCATTAACTTGTTATAAATCAGAAATCCATACTCATGATTATCTCCCGACAGTAACCGACACAACATCtcaaccaccacaacagcaacagcaaaccactactaccactactaccaccCCTGGGGATGACAGATTTctgaaattattacaagatgatcaaattaaatatttattaaatcaaccaagtttacaatttcatttactttcaatcatcaaaattttaattgatccCACTTTTACTCCTAAAAATAGTaatattgaacaaaaattagATATTGCAAATTTAAAACTCAATGATTTAAGAATTGGTggaattgaacaaaatgaattagttgaagaatttgttcAAAGATGTCTtgaattgatgaattga